In Rhodovulum sulfidophilum DSM 1374, the following are encoded in one genomic region:
- the guaB gene encoding IMP dehydrogenase — translation MEIREALTFDDVLLVPAASSVLPSTADTSTLVSRKIRLNIPLLSSAMDTVTEGRMAIAMAQAGGIGVIHRNLTVEEQAREVSRVKRFESGVVYNPITLRPDQTLGDAKAMIERYNFTGFPVVDERGHVVGILTNRDMRFASSDAMPVSAMMTGSELAVLREPVDRSEALNLMKARRIEKLLITDDKGKLTGLLTLKDTEKSVLNPQAVKDELGRLRVAAATTVGDAGFERSLALVDAGVDMIVIDTAHGHSEGVAKAVERLRKASNDVQIMAGNVATAAATRALIDAGADAVKVGIGPGSICTTRMVAGVGVPQLTAIMDCATAAGDVPVIADGGIKYSGDFAKAIAAGASCAMVGSMIAGTDESPGEVVLYQGRSFKEYRGMGSLGAMARGSADRYFQKDAASDKLVPEGIEGQVPYKGPAGTVVHQLVGGLRAAMGYTGCATVEEMRRNCNFVRITGAGLKESHVHDVTITRESPNYRVM, via the coding sequence ATGGAGATTCGCGAGGCCCTCACCTTCGATGACGTCCTTCTCGTTCCCGCCGCAAGCTCGGTTCTGCCCAGCACGGCCGATACCTCGACCCTTGTCAGTCGCAAGATCAGGCTGAACATCCCGCTTCTGTCTTCGGCCATGGATACCGTCACCGAGGGCCGCATGGCGATCGCCATGGCCCAGGCCGGCGGCATCGGGGTAATCCACCGCAACCTGACGGTCGAGGAACAGGCGCGCGAGGTCAGCCGCGTCAAGCGCTTCGAATCCGGCGTGGTCTACAACCCGATCACGCTGCGTCCCGACCAGACCCTGGGCGATGCCAAGGCGATGATCGAGCGCTACAACTTCACCGGCTTCCCGGTGGTCGACGAACGCGGCCATGTGGTGGGCATCCTCACCAACCGCGACATGCGCTTCGCCTCCAGCGACGCGATGCCGGTCAGCGCGATGATGACCGGCAGCGAGCTTGCCGTGCTGCGCGAGCCGGTGGATCGGAGCGAGGCGCTCAACCTGATGAAGGCGCGCCGGATCGAGAAGCTTCTGATCACCGACGACAAAGGCAAGCTGACCGGGCTGCTGACGCTGAAGGATACCGAGAAATCGGTCCTGAACCCGCAGGCGGTCAAGGACGAGCTCGGTCGGCTCCGCGTTGCCGCCGCGACCACGGTCGGCGATGCCGGGTTCGAACGCTCGCTGGCGCTGGTCGATGCCGGTGTCGACATGATCGTGATCGATACCGCGCATGGCCATTCCGAGGGCGTCGCGAAGGCGGTCGAGCGGCTCCGGAAGGCCTCGAACGACGTCCAGATCATGGCCGGCAACGTCGCCACCGCCGCGGCCACCCGGGCCCTGATCGATGCCGGCGCCGATGCGGTCAAGGTGGGCATCGGCCCGGGCTCGATCTGCACCACGCGGATGGTGGCGGGGGTGGGCGTGCCCCAGCTGACCGCGATCATGGATTGCGCCACCGCGGCGGGCGATGTGCCGGTGATCGCCGATGGCGGCATCAAGTATTCGGGCGATTTCGCCAAGGCGATCGCGGCGGGCGCCTCCTGTGCCATGGTCGGCTCGATGATCGCGGGCACCGACGAGTCGCCGGGCGAGGTGGTGCTGTATCAGGGCCGCTCGTTCAAGGAATATCGCGGCATGGGTTCGCTCGGCGCGATGGCGCGGGGCTCGGCCGACCGCTATTTCCAGAAGGACGCGGCTTCCGACAAGTTGGTGCCCGAGGGGATCGAGGGTCAGGTGCCCTACAAGGGGCCGGCCGGCACCGTGGTGCATCAGCTGGTGGGCGGTCTTCGAGCCGCGATGGGCTATACCGGCTGCGCCACCGTCGAGGAGATGCGCCGGAACTGCAACTTCGTCCGGATCACCGGCGCGGGGCTGAAGGAAAGCCATGTCCATGACGTGACGATCACGCGCGAAAGCCCGAATTACCGCGTGATGTGA
- the cowN gene encoding N(2)-fixation sustaining protein CowN: MTDQTPDRYVSFCGIECDRKADRLMAMLAAHMAESQSRWVGYFEQKLAEKARMGNDNLHFVGSQVNSLSAFFEELGDSAAEDLLYDLEQTCC, from the coding sequence ATGACCGACCAGACCCCCGACCGTTACGTGAGCTTCTGCGGGATCGAGTGCGACCGCAAGGCCGACCGCCTGATGGCGATGCTGGCGGCGCATATGGCCGAAAGCCAGTCCCGCTGGGTCGGCTATTTCGAGCAGAAGCTCGCCGAGAAGGCCCGCATGGGCAATGACAACCTGCATTTCGTGGGCAGCCAGGTGAACAGCCTCTCGGCCTTCTTCGAGGAACTGGGCGACAGCGCCGCCGAAGATCTGCTCTACGATCTCGAACAGACCTGCTGCTGA